A window of the Pungitius pungitius chromosome 3, fPunPun2.1, whole genome shotgun sequence genome harbors these coding sequences:
- the LOC119214158 gene encoding helix-loop-helix protein 2-like, which yields MMLSPDQAEGDLSWTQSDPESLLNGLRSAGCTSDEPAEGEERPKCRADQPLSREEKRRRRRATAKYRSAHATRERIRVEAFNVAFAELRKLLPTLPPDKKLSKIEILRLAICYISYLNHVLDV from the coding sequence ATGATGCTGAGTCCGGACCAGGCGGAGGGGGACCTCTCCTGGACCCAGTCCGACCCGGAGTCCCTGCTCAACGGCCTCAGGTCGGCCGGCTGTACCTCGGACGAGCCGGCGGAGGGCGAGGAGAGGCCCAAGTGCAGGGCCGACCAGCCGCTGAgccgagaggagaagaggaggcggcggagggcCACGGCCAAGTACCGCTCGGCCCACGCCACCCGAGAGCGGATCCGCGTGGAAGCGTTCAACGTGGCCTTCGCGGAGCTGAGGAAATTACTCCCCACGTTGCCCCCAGACAAGAAGCTCTCCAAGATCGAGATCCTCAGACTGGCGATATGCTACATCTCCTATCTCAATCACGTGTTGGATgtttga